The following are from one region of the Hydrogenimonas sp. SS33 genome:
- the glp gene encoding gephyrin-like molybdotransferase Glp, translating into MVSIDEALRLIHENVPAVGTEILSIEEALGRVAAQHLHAAFDMPRFDHSAMDGYAVTLADAGGTIEPQTTIFAGDESDVIVKKGAGVKIMTGAMMPKGADAVIPAEETETLKDGSVRLPGSIRQGANIRKQGEEVAKGERILTYGDEVGAYTVALLASQGISYLQVHRKPAVTVFATGHELKMHYEKAEAHQIYNSNAPMLLSRCRELGCRARFTGATADTMASIERHIVDALGSDLIVTSGGVSVGDADFTLDAFEKLGMEILFQKVNMKPGKPVTVGRIGSTWVLNLPGNPSAAALTFELFGRSIIHRLRGMNRPFLSFERARNKTFYKLKPGRQTAVLGRYDGTFFEALDKQGPGMVRPLSLANAMIVTEKEVDGLKEGQEVKVLPLDCDRGSETPTSLFTEKAE; encoded by the coding sequence ATGGTATCCATCGACGAAGCGCTGCGGCTCATCCACGAGAACGTACCGGCCGTGGGAACGGAGATTCTGAGCATCGAAGAGGCATTGGGAAGGGTGGCGGCCCAGCATCTGCATGCGGCCTTCGACATGCCCCGGTTCGACCACTCCGCCATGGACGGGTACGCCGTCACCCTGGCCGACGCCGGCGGCACGATAGAGCCCCAGACCACCATATTCGCGGGAGACGAGAGTGATGTGATCGTCAAAAAGGGGGCGGGGGTGAAGATCATGACCGGCGCGATGATGCCCAAGGGGGCCGACGCGGTCATTCCGGCGGAAGAGACCGAAACCCTGAAGGACGGGTCCGTCAGGCTTCCCGGAAGCATCCGGCAGGGGGCCAACATCCGCAAGCAGGGGGAAGAGGTGGCCAAAGGGGAGCGCATCCTCACCTACGGAGACGAGGTCGGCGCCTACACCGTCGCCCTGCTGGCCAGCCAGGGCATCAGCTATCTGCAGGTCCACCGAAAACCTGCGGTCACGGTTTTCGCCACGGGGCACGAGCTGAAGATGCACTATGAAAAGGCCGAAGCCCACCAGATCTACAACTCCAACGCCCCGATGCTGCTGAGCCGCTGCCGGGAACTGGGGTGCCGGGCCCGCTTCACCGGCGCCACCGCCGACACGATGGCGTCGATAGAGCGGCATATCGTCGACGCCCTGGGGAGTGACCTCATCGTCACCAGCGGCGGGGTCAGTGTCGGCGATGCCGATTTCACCCTCGACGCTTTCGAAAAACTGGGTATGGAGATACTCTTCCAGAAAGTGAATATGAAGCCGGGCAAGCCGGTCACCGTCGGGCGCATCGGCTCCACGTGGGTGCTGAACCTGCCGGGCAACCCCTCTGCCGCCGCCCTGACCTTCGAACTCTTCGGCCGCTCCATCATCCACCGCCTCCGCGGCATGAACCGCCCCTTCCTCTCCTTCGAAAGGGCCCGCAACAAAACCTTCTACAAACTCAAACCCGGACGCCAGACCGCCGTGCTGGGGCGCTACGACGGCACCTTTTTCGAAGCCCTCGACAAACAGGGGCCCGGTATGGTGCGCCCTCTGAGCCTGGCCAACGCCATGAT
- a CDS encoding LamG-like jellyroll fold domain-containing protein, with amino-acid sequence MIRKKLLLVLSLLTLPLCAADYTFPDDLTGIPGCKHSYGNVYKCDDGLEFDDGDHITVESDVIINSGDEFDAEENLTIETNGSVLKIQFGDDVQIGDAFTIKGCVKIRSGKKIVLGENGYFEGALQSGSGNIEVGEGSVVKPCFGLNAAYRMDACYWDGSAGEVKDSSGNGYDGTARDATTEMAKLCRGGDFSADGTSDYVSLDHRALDGLGDFSVSVWIKTSQSGNFAILSGANSKTANEALMWFMNDGKSFHPFIHGHSKKLSISDVSDGQWHHLVWTRHSTTNCLYVDGSKEGCVDIGNGDGPVKIDTGGLIVAQEQDSVGGGFDAQQDFEGVMDELEIFSTTLSDAQVQTIYNNEKSGKNYEGSARTCPCLFEIAGEYRLDACRWSGTDADVIDDSGQGGDLTARNGAYTTEGRVCRSGHFDGSDDKLTGKWHHAFHNAVTLTAWIRTKGGHGTYARVVEFSSHNGHYKYSTALAYDKDGKILRGWTANAKGLRSKEVAYNMKVHGYHDGRWHHVAYVYDGTKALLYVDGQKVDEESTDIKDVEDATTLAIGGYYPEEHHSFNGEIDEVKIFSNALSPMQIKMIYDNETKGKNYNGSRRICRCLMPRAAYRMDACYWDGSAGEVKDSSGNGYDGTARDATTEMAKLCRGGDFSTDGTSDYVSLDHRALDGLGDFSVSVWIKTSQSGNFAILSGANSKTANEALMWFMNDGKSFHPFIHGHSKKLSISDVSDGQWHHLVWTRHSTTNCLYVDGSKEGCVDIGNGDGPVKIDTGGLIVAQEQDSVGGDFDAQQDFEGVMDELEIFDAVLDERQVQRIYENEGGHLDPDGTDRYCPCCAARSYSGGLAPLQFEGEDVVLHNTLKDPTWTHISFKQPFSAVPVVFILPTARGGHPAATRIKNVTTEGFDAIMAEPQGEDGPHYDQHVNYLAITPGIHKVGHTVFEVGTVATKKQQQASRGKVKLDEWTEVPSIFQECQPAVAAQIQSLKNERGLDSSSHRIIRSYPWMTVAVDTNSTGIHMALERSETDEGDIDETETVGYMLAEGNIQDSFSDDLNHTITFETLLTGRYFMGWDDECRKIGFKREYDKIPLIAATKNSRYEKDGGWLRRCALDKEGIGLQIDEDGSAYSKWIYGYREPPQDRERHHAPEKAAIFVFSGSFVVRESEVPHGYFDAWDRGRPPGDRNISTKIAGEAFALQVVSLTEEGSDVRDFNGTVCLRLVGKEDRMPLSGWRKALFSETNTTVVTLQSPYAAQKAAVHIVWKRNVDADCPLTDEENATDATDLFAIRPEKFLFESPAAEANLTAEHHYDYPGGVKAVGADGAPVKEYNTTVVLNPVKTMRNGEANDSLAGTFSRALSDFADGEANLSFSFNDVGIIVMELNDTLWAAVDADDTPEANRTVYGERKVVFIPHRFELLFPAEPVMEDNDTANGFTYLSDDLAMSAWLRGLIVDVRALGEEGGLMRNFSNPMDRLFADPVDVDPLLRLPDRHSPASTLGAPVAQSGADLNFSAGEAVLSYGDVAFNYERVFDVPVDPFGVEGSEANITVSLSDAAHPGVAGSVMSSFGGGARFYYGRLYAEDVRTTEASMRTPLRFEVYDDANSSMVGGFERTSLHWYLNTKHTGPANGKVRDADVTADASFQSAEDPAVKLSYGDFSPGYQTMEINNTDGAGKRRMVHLDVDPWLWYVPEGFGESYLYGDGSDCSRHPCFEYRFIAKGQGNGVLSGDFNGSDFDAGSMDANATYRRRHGVKLFR; translated from the coding sequence GTGATACGGAAAAAGCTGCTACTGGTTCTCTCTCTACTGACGCTGCCGCTTTGTGCGGCCGACTACACTTTCCCCGACGATTTGACCGGCATACCGGGATGTAAGCACTCCTACGGGAATGTCTACAAATGTGACGACGGACTTGAATTCGATGACGGCGACCATATCACCGTCGAGAGTGATGTCATCATCAACTCCGGTGATGAATTTGATGCAGAAGAGAATCTCACCATCGAGACGAACGGTAGCGTGTTGAAAATCCAGTTCGGTGACGATGTGCAGATCGGCGATGCTTTTACGATTAAAGGATGTGTCAAGATCCGCTCCGGAAAAAAGATCGTACTGGGCGAAAACGGATATTTCGAAGGGGCCCTTCAGTCGGGAAGCGGCAATATAGAGGTTGGAGAAGGGAGTGTCGTCAAACCCTGTTTCGGCCTAAATGCCGCCTACCGGATGGACGCATGTTACTGGGACGGCAGTGCGGGTGAGGTGAAAGACAGCAGCGGAAACGGGTACGACGGGACCGCCCGTGACGCGACGACCGAAATGGCAAAGCTGTGCCGGGGAGGCGATTTCAGCGCGGACGGGACATCGGACTACGTATCGCTGGACCACCGGGCACTGGACGGGCTGGGGGATTTTTCGGTATCGGTGTGGATCAAAACCTCCCAAAGCGGCAATTTTGCCATCTTGTCAGGAGCAAATAGCAAAACGGCCAATGAGGCGCTGATGTGGTTCATGAATGACGGGAAGTCGTTTCATCCCTTCATCCACGGACACTCCAAAAAATTGTCGATTTCCGATGTGTCGGACGGCCAATGGCACCACCTGGTCTGGACCCGCCACAGCACGACGAACTGCCTCTACGTGGACGGCTCGAAAGAGGGGTGCGTAGATATCGGCAACGGCGACGGTCCCGTAAAGATCGATACCGGCGGCCTCATTGTCGCCCAGGAGCAGGACAGTGTGGGGGGTGGTTTCGATGCCCAACAGGATTTCGAAGGGGTGATGGATGAACTGGAAATTTTTTCGACCACATTGAGCGATGCCCAGGTTCAGACTATATACAACAATGAAAAGAGTGGAAAAAATTATGAAGGAAGCGCCAGGACGTGCCCCTGCCTTTTCGAAATAGCCGGAGAGTACAGACTCGATGCCTGCCGATGGAGCGGCACGGATGCCGATGTCATCGACGACTCGGGACAGGGGGGCGACCTGACGGCCCGAAACGGTGCCTATACGACGGAGGGCCGGGTGTGCCGAAGCGGCCATTTCGACGGTTCCGACGACAAACTCACAGGCAAATGGCACCATGCCTTCCACAATGCCGTAACTTTGACCGCCTGGATCAGAACGAAAGGGGGGCACGGGACCTACGCGCGGGTTGTGGAATTTTCGAGCCATAACGGCCATTATAAATACAGTACCGCCCTGGCATACGACAAGGATGGAAAGATTTTAAGAGGATGGACGGCTAATGCCAAGGGGCTTCGTTCAAAAGAGGTGGCATATAACATGAAGGTACATGGATACCACGACGGACGATGGCACCATGTCGCCTATGTCTACGACGGCACCAAAGCCCTTCTCTATGTCGACGGCCAGAAGGTCGACGAAGAGTCGACGGATATCAAGGATGTCGAAGATGCCACGACGCTGGCGATCGGCGGTTATTACCCTGAGGAGCACCACAGTTTCAACGGAGAAATCGACGAAGTCAAAATCTTTTCCAATGCGTTGAGCCCGATGCAAATCAAGATGATCTACGACAACGAAACCAAGGGAAAGAACTACAACGGTTCCAGGCGGATTTGCCGTTGCCTGATGCCCCGGGCTGCCTACCGGATGGACGCATGTTACTGGGACGGCAGTGCGGGCGAGGTGAAGGACAGCAGCGGAAACGGTTACGACGGGACCGCCCGTGACGCGACGACCGAAATGGCAAAGCTGTGCCGGGGAGGCGATTTCAGCACGGACGGGACATCGGACTACGTATCGCTGGACCACCGGGCACTGGACGGGCTGGGGGATTTTTCGGTATCGGTGTGGATCAAAACCTCCCAAAGCGGCAATTTTGCCATCTTGTCAGGAGCAAATAGCAAAACGGCCAATGAGGCGCTGATGTGGTTCATGAATGACGGGAAGTCGTTTCATCCCTTCATCCACGGACACTCCAAAAAATTGTCGATTTCCGATGTGTCGGACGGCCAATGGCACCACCTGGTCTGGACCCGCCACAGCACGACGAACTGCCTCTATGTGGACGGCTCGAAAGAGGGGTGCGTAGATATCGGCAACGGCGACGGTCCCGTAAAGATCGATACCGGCGGCCTCATTGTCGCCCAGGAGCAGGACAGTGTGGGGGGTGATTTCGATGCCCAACAGGATTTCGAAGGGGTGATGGACGAACTGGAAATCTTCGACGCGGTTCTCGACGAGAGGCAGGTTCAAAGAATCTATGAAAACGAGGGGGGCCATCTCGATCCGGACGGAACGGACCGGTACTGCCCCTGCTGTGCGGCCAGGTCCTACAGCGGGGGGTTGGCGCCCCTGCAGTTCGAAGGAGAAGACGTTGTATTGCATAACACGCTGAAAGACCCGACCTGGACCCACATCTCCTTCAAACAGCCTTTCAGTGCCGTGCCTGTTGTCTTCATTCTTCCGACTGCAAGAGGTGGTCATCCGGCCGCGACCCGCATCAAGAATGTCACGACGGAAGGCTTCGACGCCATCATGGCCGAACCCCAGGGGGAAGACGGCCCACACTACGATCAGCATGTCAACTATCTGGCCATTACACCTGGTATCCACAAAGTGGGTCATACCGTTTTCGAAGTAGGGACCGTTGCAACGAAAAAACAGCAGCAGGCATCTCGAGGTAAAGTCAAACTGGATGAATGGACAGAAGTTCCATCGATTTTTCAAGAGTGTCAACCGGCTGTAGCCGCCCAGATCCAATCTTTGAAAAACGAGCGAGGTCTTGATTCCTCTTCCCATAGGATTATTCGGTCATATCCATGGATGACTGTGGCAGTGGACACCAATAGCACGGGTATCCATATGGCACTCGAACGGAGCGAGACCGACGAAGGCGACATCGACGAAACGGAAACGGTTGGTTATATGCTGGCGGAAGGCAATATTCAGGACAGTTTTTCGGATGATCTGAACCATACGATCACCTTCGAGACACTCCTGACAGGCCGTTACTTCATGGGGTGGGATGACGAATGCCGAAAGATCGGTTTCAAAAGAGAATATGACAAAATCCCGTTAATCGCGGCGACGAAGAATTCCCGTTACGAAAAAGATGGCGGATGGCTGCGCCGATGTGCGTTGGACAAAGAGGGGATCGGCCTGCAGATCGATGAAGATGGATCTGCTTATTCCAAATGGATCTATGGTTATCGTGAGCCCCCGCAGGACAGAGAGCGGCACCACGCTCCCGAAAAAGCGGCCATCTTCGTCTTTTCCGGCAGTTTCGTCGTCCGGGAGAGTGAAGTGCCCCACGGCTATTTCGATGCCTGGGACAGAGGCCGCCCTCCCGGCGACAGAAATATCTCCACGAAGATTGCTGGAGAGGCTTTTGCTCTGCAGGTTGTTTCACTGACGGAAGAGGGAAGCGATGTTCGGGACTTCAACGGGACCGTTTGCCTTCGACTGGTTGGAAAAGAGGATCGGATGCCATTGAGCGGCTGGCGAAAAGCCCTCTTTTCGGAAACCAATACAACGGTCGTGACACTCCAGAGCCCCTATGCGGCGCAGAAAGCGGCGGTGCATATCGTCTGGAAACGGAATGTGGATGCCGACTGCCCCCTGACGGATGAGGAGAATGCCACCGATGCGACGGACCTTTTCGCCATCCGGCCCGAAAAGTTTCTTTTCGAGAGCCCGGCGGCGGAGGCAAACCTCACCGCCGAGCACCACTACGACTACCCCGGCGGCGTCAAGGCGGTAGGGGCGGACGGCGCCCCGGTGAAGGAGTACAACACCACCGTGGTATTGAACCCGGTCAAAACCATGCGCAACGGGGAGGCCAACGATTCGCTGGCCGGAACCTTCTCCCGGGCACTTTCCGATTTCGCCGACGGCGAGGCGAACCTCTCCTTCTCCTTCAACGACGTGGGCATTATCGTCATGGAGCTCAACGACACCCTGTGGGCGGCGGTCGATGCGGACGATACGCCGGAGGCGAACCGGACCGTTTACGGCGAGCGGAAGGTGGTTTTCATCCCCCACCGTTTCGAACTTCTGTTTCCCGCGGAACCGGTGATGGAGGACAACGACACGGCCAACGGCTTCACCTATCTCTCCGACGATCTTGCTATGAGCGCATGGCTGCGGGGGTTGATCGTCGACGTCAGGGCGTTGGGAGAGGAGGGCGGTTTGATGCGGAACTTCTCCAACCCGATGGACCGCCTCTTCGCCGACCCGGTGGATGTCGACCCCCTTCTCCGGCTGCCCGACAGGCACTCCCCCGCCTCGACCCTCGGGGCACCCGTGGCGCAGAGCGGGGCGGACCTCAATTTCTCCGCCGGGGAGGCGGTCCTCAGTTACGGGGATGTGGCTTTCAACTACGAAAGGGTCTTCGATGTTCCGGTCGATCCTTTCGGGGTGGAGGGTTCCGAAGCAAATATCACGGTTTCTCTGAGCGATGCCGCACATCCGGGCGTTGCCGGTTCGGTGATGAGCTCTTTCGGGGGCGGCGCGCGATTCTATTACGGCCGCCTCTACGCGGAAGATGTCAGAACGACGGAGGCGTCGATGCGGACCCCTCTCCGTTTCGAAGTCTATGACGATGCGAACTCCTCCATGGTCGGCGGTTTCGAACGAACCTCCCTGCACTGGTATCTCAACACGAAGCATACCGGCCCCGCCAACGGGAAGGTCCGCGATGCCGACGTCACCGCCGACGCCTCCTTCCAGAGTGCCGAAGATCCGGCCGTCAAACTCTCCTATGGCGATTTTTCCCCGGGGTACCAGACGATGGAGATCAACAATACCGACGGGGCGGGGAAGCGCCGCATGGTCCATCTCGATGTCGACCCCTGGCTCTGGTACGTTCCCGAAGGGTTCGGGGAAAGCTACCTCTACGGTGACGGAAGCGACTGCAGCCGGCACCCCTGTTTCGAATACCGCTTCATCGCGAAGGGGCAGGGGAACGGGGTCCTCAGCGGTGACTTCAACGGCTCCGATTTCGATGCGGGCAGCATGGATGCCAACGCCACCTACCGGCGAAGACACGGAGTGAAACTTTTCAGATGA
- a CDS encoding type II secretion system protein, translating into MKPRAAFTLIELIFVILLIGLLGAVGRSYFRADRLLDDTRYIASRLAQTRYEAIGFDHRSFGGAPVHEEVGCLTLDRADLEGNLSKAGAYRLHADTRIEVQGTGGNTICFDGKGRPHDGDFRLSTLLHKTADIEVSGGSETYRIRLYPVSGLAIMKTK; encoded by the coding sequence ATGAAACCAAGAGCCGCCTTCACCCTGATCGAACTGATTTTCGTCATCCTTCTCATCGGCCTGCTCGGAGCCGTCGGGCGGTCCTATTTCAGGGCAGACCGTCTCCTCGACGACACCCGCTACATCGCATCCCGGCTGGCCCAGACCCGCTACGAGGCGATCGGTTTCGACCATCGCAGCTTCGGCGGCGCGCCGGTGCATGAAGAGGTGGGCTGCCTGACGCTGGACCGGGCGGATCTGGAGGGCAACCTGTCGAAAGCGGGCGCCTACCGGCTGCACGCCGATACCCGCATCGAAGTGCAGGGGACGGGAGGGAACACCATTTGCTTCGACGGAAAGGGAAGGCCCCATGACGGCGATTTCCGCCTCTCTACACTGTTGCATAAAACGGCCGATATTGAGGTGAGCGGCGGGTCGGAAACCTACCGCATCAGACTCTATCCCGTCAGCGGATTGGCTATAATGAAAACGAAATAA
- a CDS encoding type II secretion system protein — translation MRRAVTLIELIFTMLIVALVFTVVPKIVFVTNKSFETTVKEEALYNALALMGLLTHLPWDEKNVNGDAILTTEAGAAAFTCDPDAGYRRGGFYGGRNCFAEELSASPVGREGDEYNDIDDYDGWTVEAGTSGGAKYLMRVGVRYLGDPPSGSDIDLSALSPSQRSTDIKEINVTVTYAPSRAKSPFRATLYYHAANIGAMHLYKRPWR, via the coding sequence ATGAGACGGGCTGTGACACTGATCGAACTGATCTTCACCATGCTCATCGTCGCCCTGGTCTTCACGGTGGTGCCCAAGATCGTTTTCGTTACCAACAAGAGTTTCGAAACCACGGTGAAAGAGGAGGCTCTCTACAATGCGCTGGCGTTGATGGGGCTGCTCACCCATCTCCCCTGGGACGAGAAAAACGTAAACGGCGACGCCATCCTCACCACAGAGGCGGGAGCTGCCGCTTTCACCTGCGACCCAGATGCGGGGTATAGACGGGGCGGTTTCTACGGCGGCAGGAACTGTTTCGCAGAGGAACTCTCCGCATCGCCCGTCGGGAGAGAGGGGGATGAGTACAACGACATCGACGACTATGACGGATGGACGGTCGAAGCCGGCACTTCCGGGGGCGCCAAATACCTGATGCGCGTCGGAGTGCGCTATCTGGGCGATCCCCCATCCGGCAGCGACATCGATCTCTCCGCGCTGAGCCCTTCGCAGAGAAGCACCGACATCAAAGAGATCAACGTGACCGTGACCTACGCCCCTTCGCGGGCGAAATCCCCTTTTCGCGCCACCCTCTACTACCATGCCGCCAACATCGGGGCGATGCACCTCTACAAAAGGCCGTGGCGATGA
- a CDS encoding 16S rRNA (uracil(1498)-N(3))-methyltransferase yields the protein MQFLYHPDAGLPDLTVEGEAYRYLFKVRRFKVGERIALRNLADDYLCFYRIEKVTRREAQLRFLEKEARVVMPERPLHLGWCIVDPKTVEKTLPMLNELGVGKITFVYCERSQKNFRPDFERLRRILVNSCQQCGRSRLMALETASSVADYFEKYPGSAVLDFGGAPLPCEGGVNAILVGCEGGFDEAERKLFENRTIYGLETPLILRSETAAVTAAARITG from the coding sequence ATGCAGTTTCTCTACCATCCCGACGCCGGCCTGCCCGACCTGACGGTGGAGGGGGAAGCCTACCGCTACCTCTTCAAGGTCCGCCGCTTCAAAGTGGGCGAGCGCATCGCCCTGCGCAACCTCGCCGACGACTACCTCTGTTTCTACCGTATCGAAAAGGTGACCCGCAGAGAGGCACAGCTGCGCTTTTTGGAAAAAGAGGCGCGTGTCGTCATGCCCGAGCGGCCCCTCCATCTGGGGTGGTGCATCGTGGACCCCAAAACCGTCGAAAAGACGCTGCCCATGCTCAACGAACTGGGGGTGGGGAAGATCACCTTCGTCTATTGCGAACGGAGCCAGAAAAATTTCCGGCCCGACTTCGAACGCCTGCGCCGCATCCTCGTCAACTCCTGCCAGCAGTGCGGACGCAGCCGGTTGATGGCGTTGGAGACGGCGTCGTCGGTGGCGGACTATTTCGAAAAATACCCGGGCAGCGCCGTCCTCGATTTCGGCGGCGCGCCGCTGCCCTGCGAAGGGGGTGTTAACGCCATTCTCGTCGGCTGTGAAGGGGGATTCGACGAAGCCGAGAGAAAACTTTTCGAAAATCGGACGATTTATGGATTGGAGACACCGCTGATTTTGCGGAGTGAAACGGCGGCCGTGACCGCCGCCGCCAGGATAACGGGGTGA
- a CDS encoding type II secretion system protein, producing the protein MRRGFTLVEIVMVIVITGILAVGTFKALGALMIRAKKSEAVTELSLQTQAALDQLSQLLYNRVPASVIGYDPKDGTYEALEQLAAPKPVLEWLGTAEEATVARYVSGFVDMNASDPAANRLVSPMSDGDGLQSVTRTKFALQGNLYDNDDLRLVFAGSFDSGAADGESVADAFGWHGSAAKGLHAMRMDGEGNITLADDAPFIYEKYYLVDSAYAVARAADVDGNASCIRALGDGVKRRDLLLFYNYRPWKGETFCADPRGNPEGNVTLLAEDTEGFRAEEIDFTIRLSIDTLRPIRGSTPVHITKQKVVF; encoded by the coding sequence ATGAGGCGGGGCTTTACGCTGGTGGAGATCGTCATGGTCATCGTCATTACCGGGATCCTCGCCGTCGGAACATTCAAGGCGCTCGGAGCGCTCATGATCCGCGCCAAAAAGAGCGAAGCGGTCACCGAACTCTCCCTTCAGACCCAGGCGGCCCTGGACCAGTTGAGCCAGCTGCTCTACAACAGAGTCCCCGCCTCGGTGATCGGGTACGACCCGAAGGACGGCACCTACGAAGCGCTGGAACAGCTGGCGGCCCCGAAACCGGTTCTCGAGTGGCTCGGGACGGCGGAAGAGGCGACGGTGGCACGGTATGTGAGCGGCTTCGTGGATATGAACGCCAGTGACCCGGCGGCCAACCGGCTCGTCTCCCCCATGAGCGACGGCGACGGCCTCCAGAGCGTGACGCGGACGAAGTTCGCCCTGCAGGGCAATCTCTACGACAATGACGACCTCCGGCTCGTCTTCGCGGGCAGTTTCGACAGCGGGGCCGCGGATGGGGAGAGTGTCGCCGACGCCTTCGGCTGGCACGGTTCCGCCGCCAAAGGGCTTCACGCCATGCGGATGGACGGGGAGGGGAACATCACCCTCGCGGACGACGCCCCCTTCATCTACGAGAAGTATTACCTGGTCGACAGTGCCTATGCCGTCGCCCGTGCGGCGGATGTGGACGGCAACGCCTCCTGCATCCGGGCCCTCGGCGACGGGGTGAAGAGAAGGGATCTTCTGCTTTTCTACAACTACCGCCCCTGGAAGGGGGAGACCTTCTGTGCCGACCCCCGGGGAAACCCGGAGGGGAACGTGACCCTCCTGGCGGAGGATACGGAAGGATTCAGGGCAGAAGAGATCGACTTTACGATCCGGCTGAGTATCGACACCCTCCGCCCTATCCGCGGTTCGACACCGGTGCACATTACGAAGCAGAAGGTGGTGTTTTGA
- a CDS encoding secretin N-terminal domain-containing protein translates to MKKILLTFFLSAFALYGSADCRNKLFSFSTDSTGGSVTILDVMRNLADTCQFSIMFTDKEAEKVVKTPLKMVHIKDYTLEEMFDFLFDDHNMFHRYDPQRRILTVSYIETKSFHIDYVNLSELKTESVKSITVGASNNNYNSNYNNYNSNNPTGTGAYGSEYGGDNSDYTTIKTVTEFRFWDNLKSQIDAILQRDEDAHTVRSKSLINKEAGIVTVTGTKAQIERVQRYIEHLTGRLHKQIMLEANLIELRYADKNTTGVDWSRFDVKLRGIARKGGAFLLPDSYKLGYQFTMDGLLNFLQHYGDVHSISNPKVMTLNNQPAVINVGDQINYRYQTGAITTTTTGNPVGTNTYTIGSVFVGLTLNIVPEVTDDGFIILKINPVFSEPIQQNEGLDYNRVPDEGSTPPSQPLGDEANSVRQMPPDVKIKQLTSIVKVKNGHKVVIGGLISKRVIHANTKVPLLGDIPILGRAFHHTGTQTQRVELIVVITPKIVDGTQVPSIDEALQMEEKGGE, encoded by the coding sequence ATGAAAAAGATTCTCTTGACATTTTTTTTGTCGGCCTTCGCCCTGTACGGCTCCGCCGACTGCCGAAACAAACTCTTCTCCTTCTCTACCGACTCGACGGGGGGGAGCGTGACGATTCTCGATGTGATGCGCAACCTGGCCGATACCTGTCAGTTCAGTATCATGTTTACCGACAAAGAGGCGGAGAAGGTGGTCAAAACGCCTCTGAAAATGGTGCATATCAAGGACTATACGCTGGAGGAGATGTTCGATTTTCTCTTCGATGACCACAACATGTTCCACCGGTACGACCCGCAGCGGCGCATTCTCACCGTCTCCTACATCGAAACCAAATCCTTCCATATCGACTACGTCAACCTGAGCGAACTGAAGACCGAATCGGTCAAATCGATCACGGTAGGGGCTTCCAACAACAATTACAACTCCAACTACAACAATTACAACTCCAACAATCCGACCGGCACCGGTGCATACGGAAGCGAATACGGCGGGGACAACTCCGACTATACCACCATCAAAACCGTGACGGAGTTCAGGTTCTGGGACAATCTCAAATCCCAGATCGACGCGATATTGCAGCGGGACGAGGATGCCCACACCGTCAGGAGCAAGTCGCTCATCAACAAAGAGGCGGGGATCGTCACCGTCACCGGCACCAAAGCCCAGATCGAGCGGGTGCAGAGGTATATCGAACATCTGACGGGGCGGCTCCACAAGCAGATCATGCTGGAGGCCAACCTGATCGAACTCCGCTACGCCGACAAGAACACGACCGGGGTGGACTGGAGCCGTTTCGATGTGAAACTGAGGGGCATCGCGCGCAAAGGGGGTGCTTTTCTGCTGCCCGACAGCTACAAACTGGGGTACCAGTTCACGATGGACGGCTTGCTGAACTTCCTGCAGCACTACGGCGACGTCCACTCCATCTCCAACCCCAAAGTGATGACCCTCAACAACCAGCCGGCGGTCATCAACGTGGGGGACCAGATCAACTACAGGTATCAGACCGGCGCCATCACGACCACGACCACGGGCAATCCGGTCGGGACCAATACCTACACCATCGGGTCGGTTTTCGTGGGGCTGACACTCAATATCGTTCCGGAAGTGACCGACGACGGATTTATCATTCTCAAGATCAATCCGGTCTTCAGCGAGCCGATCCAGCAGAATGAAGGGCTCGATTACAACAGAGTCCCCGACGAGGGGTCGACACCCCCCTCCCAGCCTCTCGGCGATGAAGCAAACAGTGTGCGCCAGATGCCTCCCGATGTGAAGATCAAACAGCTCACCTCCATCGTGAAGGTCAAAAACGGCCATAAGGTGGTCATCGGCGGGCTGATCAGCAAGCGGGTCATCCATGCCAATACGAAAGTCCCCCTCCTGGGGGATATCCCGATTCTGGGGCGCGCCTTCCACCATACCGGCACACAGACGCAGCGGGTGGAGCTGATCGTGGTCATCACGCCCAAGATCGTGGACGGGACCCAGGTCCCCTCCATCGACGAGGCGCTGCAGATGGAGGAGAAGGGCGGTGAGTGA